The Aureitalea marina genome includes a window with the following:
- a CDS encoding glycosyltransferase, whose protein sequence is MEVIISCLATIELLLFAYLAVSGAYILVFALAGRFRKKQSYLSERTNRIAVLIPGYKEDAVIVDVARQALEQDYPADHYRVYVIADSFQDRTLKQLSQLDIELIEVSFEQSTKSKALNKAMERITLPYDMAVILDADNVMKTDFLNRINQAYNNGHSVIQGRRLAKNDNTAFAILDGISEAINNHIFRQGHRAMGLSSGIIGSGMAFEYSLFKTLMKSVQAVGGFDKELEFRLFQQGVSIEYLKDALVFDEKIQQVSDFKNQRRRWLSTNGIYLKKFYRTAWKQLIGQGNLDMADKLFQMVLPPRVLLLGSVFLLSGLIALLQFSEFGESLWVPANAWYALLGAVVLTFGISTPRSYYNWATLKAALAIPKAFVVMFGLLFKLKGANKEFIHTQHHQVNS, encoded by the coding sequence ATGGAAGTAATCATTAGCTGTCTTGCAACAATCGAACTCCTGCTCTTTGCCTACCTGGCGGTCTCGGGGGCTTATATCCTGGTCTTCGCCCTGGCCGGTCGTTTCCGCAAGAAGCAATCTTATCTGTCGGAAAGAACGAACCGCATTGCGGTTTTGATCCCGGGATATAAAGAAGATGCCGTCATTGTGGATGTCGCCCGACAAGCGCTGGAACAAGACTACCCCGCTGACCACTACCGAGTGTATGTGATAGCGGATTCATTCCAGGATCGAACCCTGAAGCAGTTAAGTCAATTGGATATCGAGCTGATCGAGGTCAGCTTTGAACAAAGCACTAAAAGCAAGGCCCTGAACAAGGCCATGGAACGGATCACACTACCATACGATATGGCCGTGATCCTGGATGCCGACAATGTGATGAAAACCGACTTCCTGAACCGCATCAACCAGGCCTACAACAACGGGCATAGCGTAATCCAAGGCCGACGCTTAGCCAAGAACGACAATACGGCCTTTGCCATATTGGACGGGATCAGTGAGGCCATTAACAACCACATCTTCCGGCAAGGGCACCGGGCTATGGGGCTTTCTTCCGGCATCATTGGTTCCGGTATGGCCTTCGAATACAGCCTGTTCAAAACCCTGATGAAGTCCGTTCAGGCAGTGGGAGGTTTTGACAAAGAATTGGAATTTCGCCTTTTTCAGCAGGGGGTTTCCATAGAATATTTAAAGGATGCCCTGGTCTTCGACGAGAAGATCCAGCAGGTCAGTGACTTTAAAAATCAGCGTCGCCGCTGGTTGTCCACCAATGGGATCTACCTCAAGAAATTTTACCGGACAGCCTGGAAACAATTAATCGGCCAGGGAAACCTGGATATGGCCGACAAGCTATTCCAGATGGTGCTGCCCCCACGCGTATTGTTACTGGGCAGTGTGTTTCTCCTAAGCGGGCTGATTGCATTACTGCAGTTCAGTGAATTCGGTGAGTCGCTTTGGGTACCGGCAAATGCCTGGTATGCACTACTGGGTGCTGTCGTACTAACCTTCGGTATCTCTACACCCCGATCGTATTACAACTGGGCCACATTAAAAGCCGCCCTGGCCATACCCAAAGCCTTTGTGGTGATGTTCGGGCTGCTCTTCAAGTTGAAAGGAGCGAACAAAGAATTCATTCACACCCAACATCACCAGGTGAATTCTTAA
- a CDS encoding glycosyltransferase family 4 protein → MRIGIEAQRLFRPEKHGMDRAVLELIKQLQQLDTVNDYFIFVRSDQDRGVIQETANFTIVEMSGSYPVWEQIKLPKLAKQYQLDLLHCTSNTAPVCSSTPLITTIHDIIYLEGNLTDILKGKATTYQKAGNLYRRLVVPTVAKKSEALITVSHYEKQNMSAYFGTQQANKLHAIHNGVSQQFQIQQDLEKLQAVREKYKLPSQYLLHFGSMDPRKNTRRVLEAFVLYTKAVDPTTNLVLLSYSQEALIANLQILEAEDLLQQITLPGYIDDQDLAAIYQDAVLFLFPSLREGFGIPIIEAMACGVPVITSNTSSMPEVAGQAAHLVDPTKVSEIVKGMLEILGDNNYRNSLIERGNRRHLEFSWEAMAQQVLQMYKSILNPTKKNPL, encoded by the coding sequence ATGAGAATAGGTATAGAAGCACAGCGATTATTCAGACCCGAAAAACACGGGATGGATCGTGCTGTTTTGGAGTTGATCAAGCAGTTGCAACAGCTGGATACCGTGAATGACTACTTCATCTTTGTCCGATCCGACCAGGACCGAGGCGTAATACAGGAGACAGCCAACTTCACCATAGTCGAGATGAGCGGATCCTACCCGGTATGGGAACAGATCAAACTGCCTAAACTGGCCAAACAGTACCAATTAGACCTGCTACACTGCACGTCTAACACGGCGCCGGTCTGCTCTTCCACGCCGCTGATCACTACTATACACGATATCATTTATCTGGAAGGAAACCTGACCGACATCTTAAAAGGCAAGGCCACCACCTATCAGAAAGCCGGCAATCTCTACCGAAGACTGGTAGTTCCCACGGTAGCCAAAAAGAGTGAGGCCTTGATCACTGTTTCTCATTACGAAAAACAAAACATGAGTGCCTATTTCGGCACCCAGCAGGCCAACAAGCTACATGCCATTCACAATGGGGTTAGCCAGCAGTTCCAGATCCAACAGGACTTAGAAAAACTGCAAGCCGTTCGCGAAAAATACAAGTTACCTTCCCAATACTTGCTGCACTTTGGGAGCATGGACCCTCGCAAGAACACCCGGCGAGTGCTGGAAGCCTTTGTGCTCTATACCAAGGCCGTTGACCCCACCACCAATTTGGTCCTATTGAGTTACTCCCAAGAAGCTTTGATCGCCAATCTGCAAATTTTGGAAGCAGAAGACTTGCTGCAGCAGATCACCCTACCGGGATACATAGACGACCAAGACCTGGCTGCTATCTATCAAGATGCCGTCCTATTCTTGTTCCCCTCCCTGCGCGAAGGTTTTGGGATCCCCATCATTGAGGCCATGGCCTGTGGTGTACCGGTAATCACCTCCAACACTTCTTCCATGCCAGAAGTAGCTGGTCAAGCTGCTCACTTGGTAGACCCAACTAAAGTCAGTGAGATTGTTAAGGGTATGTTGGAAATACTCGGGGACAACAATTACCGCAACTCCCTGATCGAAAGAGGAAACAGGCGTCATCTGGAATTTTCCTGGGAGGCCATGGCCCAACAGGTGTTACAGATGTACAAGAGCATATTGAACCCTACTAAGAAGAACCCATTATGA
- a CDS encoding glycosyltransferase — protein MIQGRDIVVVSIQPWDIEIGSNCKNIASQFAKHNRVLYVNPPLDRITSIKDRKTEKVQKRLEIVRGKRSDLVQLEHHLWNLYPSELIESINWIRSEYLFGRLNRRNARILANNIRSAMDRLGFKDIILFNDSSMFLGLYLNEMMRPNQYTYYMRDFLIKVPYWSRHGSYIEPQLMKQVDLILNNSQYLTQYSRQFNNNSFMVGQGCDLEEFDDSDNRLAIPADLAAIPGPVVGYVGSLTSLRLDIQLLEYIARERPDWKLVLVGPQDEQFKASSLHQMNNVHFLGNKRPDELPAYIKGFDVAINPQVINDITIGNYPRKIDEYLAMGKAVVATKTVAMEMFNEHVYLAKTHSDYVDMIQQAIYEDPMKRYHQRTEFAKSHTWENNVAAIYDAIHHSIENRITWN, from the coding sequence ATGATACAAGGAAGAGACATTGTGGTCGTCAGTATCCAGCCCTGGGACATCGAAATAGGCAGTAATTGCAAGAACATTGCCAGCCAGTTTGCCAAGCACAACCGCGTGTTGTATGTCAACCCACCGCTAGATCGGATCACCAGCATCAAAGACCGCAAAACCGAAAAGGTGCAAAAGCGCCTGGAGATCGTTCGCGGGAAGCGATCCGACCTGGTACAGCTGGAGCACCATCTTTGGAACCTCTATCCATCTGAGCTGATCGAATCCATCAACTGGATCAGATCCGAATACTTGTTTGGCAGGCTTAACAGACGAAATGCACGGATTCTCGCCAACAACATTCGATCTGCGATGGACCGACTTGGATTTAAAGACATCATCCTGTTTAACGACAGTTCCATGTTCTTGGGTCTTTATTTGAACGAAATGATGAGACCAAATCAGTACACTTATTATATGCGGGATTTCCTGATCAAGGTCCCTTATTGGTCAAGACATGGGTCCTATATAGAACCCCAACTGATGAAGCAGGTCGACTTGATATTGAACAATTCACAATACCTGACCCAGTACAGCCGTCAATTTAACAACAACAGTTTTATGGTGGGACAGGGATGTGATTTAGAGGAATTTGACGACTCTGACAACCGATTAGCCATACCGGCTGATCTGGCGGCCATCCCGGGACCTGTAGTGGGTTATGTAGGATCCTTAACCAGCTTGCGATTGGACATCCAATTACTGGAATACATCGCCCGCGAACGCCCAGACTGGAAGCTGGTACTGGTGGGGCCCCAAGACGAACAGTTCAAGGCCTCTTCCCTGCACCAAATGAACAACGTTCACTTTTTGGGTAACAAAAGGCCGGACGAGCTTCCAGCCTATATCAAAGGTTTTGACGTAGCCATCAACCCGCAAGTGATCAACGATATCACCATTGGGAATTACCCCCGAAAGATTGACGAATACCTGGCCATGGGCAAAGCTGTCGTGGCCACCAAGACCGTTGCCATGGAGATGTTCAATGAGCATGTCTACCTGGCCAAGACCCATTCGGACTATGTGGATATGATCCAACAAGCGATCTATGAAGATCCAATGAAACGCTACCACCAACGCACCGAATTTGCCAAGAGTCATACCTGGGAGAACAACGTAGCCGCTATCTATGACGCAATCCATCATTCCATTGAAAACAGAATAACATGGAACTAG
- a CDS encoding acyltransferase, with amino-acid sequence MELAHRIKQTERLKRIIHWMIVIPNQARPRLWVKWFVNPFFHEKGKRACLRRRTRLDVVPWNKFKLGSESTIEDFTAINNGVGDVIIGDRTRIGLSNTVIGPALIGNDVRLAQNVVLSGLNHNYEETDSPIHAQGVSTAPIVIEDESWIGANAVIVPGVTIGKHSIVAAGSVVTKNVPPYSVVAGNPARVIKQYDKQSQTWIKTR; translated from the coding sequence ATGGAACTAGCACATCGCATTAAACAAACAGAGCGCTTGAAGCGAATTATACATTGGATGATCGTCATACCTAACCAAGCCCGGCCACGATTGTGGGTCAAGTGGTTTGTGAATCCCTTCTTTCACGAAAAGGGCAAGCGCGCTTGCCTGAGAAGAAGAACCCGCCTGGACGTAGTGCCCTGGAATAAGTTCAAACTGGGAAGCGAATCCACCATAGAGGATTTCACCGCCATCAACAACGGGGTGGGTGATGTCATCATAGGCGATCGAACCCGCATCGGACTATCCAATACGGTGATCGGCCCAGCTCTTATTGGTAATGATGTCCGGCTGGCTCAAAACGTGGTGCTGTCCGGACTGAACCACAACTACGAAGAAACAGACTCCCCCATTCACGCCCAAGGAGTATCCACTGCGCCCATCGTGATCGAGGATGAATCCTGGATAGGGGCCAATGCCGTGATCGTACCCGGTGTCACTATTGGGAAGCATTCCATCGTCGCTGCCGGCAGCGTGGTGACCAAGAATGTACCGCCCTACTCGGTTGTTGCAGGCAACCCGGCCCGGGTGATCAAGCAGTACGACAAACAATCTCAAACCTGGATCAAAACAAGATAA
- a CDS encoding glycosyltransferase family 2 protein, giving the protein MELLKITFWVLFFIVFYTYIGYGLVLYVLVRIKRLFVGKTSAGADPSYEPEVTLLIPAYNERDYIDQKIKNSMAQDYPADKLKICFVTDGSDDGTPELARQYPGVAVYHSPKRKGKINAMNRVMPLVESPIVIFSDANTLLGEQSIRRIVNRFTDATVGCVSGEKRIISKEKDTAAGAGEGLYWKYESTLKKWDAELNSVVGAAGELFAIRTELYQEVEPDTILDDFIISLRVAQQGYTIQYDPKAFAIETASANVQEELKRKIRISAGGIQSVVRLRTLLNIFKYKTLSFQYISHRVLRWTLTPLCLILMIPVLSRIALDEGLLSNSLYTVLFWGQLMFYLGALVGLILENRSLRIKVLFVPYYFLMMNYSVVMGFSRYLSANQSVNWERAQRAA; this is encoded by the coding sequence ATGGAACTACTAAAAATCACTTTCTGGGTCCTCTTCTTTATTGTTTTTTACACCTATATCGGATATGGCCTGGTCCTATATGTCCTGGTTCGTATCAAGCGTCTGTTCGTTGGTAAGACCTCAGCCGGAGCCGATCCGTCTTACGAACCCGAGGTGACCTTGTTGATCCCGGCCTATAACGAAAGAGACTATATCGATCAGAAGATCAAGAACAGCATGGCCCAGGATTACCCGGCCGACAAACTAAAGATCTGTTTTGTGACCGATGGCTCGGACGACGGAACACCAGAACTGGCCAGACAGTACCCTGGTGTTGCGGTTTACCATTCCCCAAAGCGGAAAGGAAAGATCAATGCCATGAACCGCGTCATGCCATTGGTGGAATCTCCCATCGTGATCTTTAGCGATGCCAACACCCTCTTGGGGGAGCAGTCCATAAGAAGGATCGTCAACCGATTTACCGACGCCACCGTTGGTTGTGTTTCGGGCGAGAAGCGCATCATCAGCAAAGAAAAAGATACGGCGGCCGGAGCCGGAGAAGGGCTTTACTGGAAATATGAATCCACCCTCAAGAAATGGGACGCCGAACTGAACTCAGTAGTTGGTGCCGCCGGAGAACTCTTTGCCATACGCACCGAACTCTACCAGGAAGTAGAGCCAGACACCATCTTGGACGATTTTATCATCTCCCTGCGGGTGGCCCAACAAGGCTACACCATCCAATACGACCCGAAGGCCTTTGCCATTGAAACCGCATCGGCCAATGTGCAGGAAGAACTCAAACGGAAGATCCGCATCTCGGCGGGAGGGATTCAATCTGTGGTCCGACTGCGCACCTTGCTAAACATCTTTAAGTACAAGACCCTGTCCTTCCAGTATATCTCCCACCGGGTACTTAGGTGGACCCTGACTCCGCTTTGCCTGATCCTAATGATCCCTGTGCTGTCGCGAATCGCACTGGACGAAGGGCTGCTAAGCAATAGTCTGTATACCGTGCTTTTCTGGGGACAGTTAATGTTCTACCTGGGGGCGTTGGTCGGACTGATCCTGGAGAACCGTTCCCTTCGCATCAAGGTTTTGTTTGTCCCTTATTATTTCCTGATGATGAACTATTCCGTGGTCATGGGCTTCTCCCGTTACCTGAGTGCCAATCAATCCGTCAATTGGGAGCGAGCTCAACGCGCTGCATAA
- a CDS encoding glycosyltransferase → MKLGVLILCHNNEKEIQEQLIIKNFANLNNLEICLVNNHSSDSTYEKLSDIQEYCKNIYLININKHKSEQAALRAGSRYMFNQSEAVTLGYIPNMDKLSLYQLLKGLAQNMEDILAFLQQIERVSSTRVTKCQEIFEIPLELLDSRSNSQSV, encoded by the coding sequence ATGAAACTAGGCGTCCTCATCTTATGCCACAACAACGAAAAGGAAATTCAGGAGCAACTCATCATCAAAAATTTTGCTAATCTGAACAACCTGGAGATCTGCCTAGTCAATAACCACAGTTCGGATAGCACCTACGAGAAATTGTCAGACATTCAGGAGTATTGTAAAAACATCTATTTGATCAACATCAACAAACACAAATCGGAACAAGCTGCACTGAGAGCAGGTAGCCGATATATGTTCAACCAATCCGAGGCAGTGACATTGGGTTATATTCCCAACATGGACAAATTGTCCTTGTATCAACTATTAAAAGGGCTCGCTCAAAATATGGAGGACATACTTGCCTTTCTGCAGCAGATTGAACGGGTTAGCTCCACCCGAGTAACCAAATGCCAAGAGATTTTTGAGATTCCACTGGAACTGTTGGATTCCAGATCCAATTCACAATCCGTCTAG
- a CDS encoding LruC domain-containing protein, whose product MKKSNILISLLVLIMVNSSCTRPEVEESLDQEQEGIETTVEDNTTLAIPAGFDFSTYRSVEIVINDPSPYAKYDVYAYITDSISLGMQTYEDQSGQIVTREVFRNDVINKQIYSGAVRGGNLNQTVNVPKFCTQLYIRRNENLNVSAEIVPIIDDKVDYLYIDRRPIRNSGTVTDYLYCVNGSGEHFQVDPLTGELTYLSDMPMGSWTAAIDQENLKMYSIGRSSPYPLMRYDIETGEWDTVANLGIGGPRLDYNDEDGLLYFSKDSTLYTFDPDTGENLATWDIIGIHNTQGGDLAFAEDGTLFLCSFSGLYRLDLDENNDYQSTRISADNLPFQPTSMTFDSNQELWLANSSSSSDLIIMDTQTGGWEYRYGQNAGNGTDFGRTINDLTTFRIFSDTVDDTDSDGDGIPDRDDTFPDDPDQAFEEYTPSRYGTGTVAFEDLWPSRGDYDFNDMALSYQVTAILNAQNLVVKLEIECRVKANSAGFNNGVGIEIEGVSPAQIEGVSGTVLTENYINLNANGTEANQGNAVIILCDKASNFTNLSTITVDLTNPMTTQALGVAPFNPFIIVNGQREKEVHLPNGHKTDLAQDTFDVEGVNADPDGNYIGDNGRPWAISIIHDFKVPKESVSIENAYNYFTSWALSGGVEYTDWYKDNPGYRNDGLLDN is encoded by the coding sequence ATGAAAAAAAGCAACATTTTGATAAGTCTCTTGGTCCTGATCATGGTGAACTCTTCATGTACAAGACCGGAAGTAGAAGAATCTTTGGATCAAGAACAAGAAGGTATAGAAACTACCGTAGAAGACAATACTACCCTGGCTATACCGGCCGGATTCGATTTCTCGACCTACAGAAGCGTGGAGATCGTCATCAACGACCCTTCCCCTTATGCCAAATACGATGTGTATGCCTATATCACGGATTCGATCAGCCTGGGTATGCAGACCTATGAGGATCAGAGCGGGCAGATAGTGACCCGGGAAGTATTTCGGAACGATGTGATCAATAAGCAGATTTACAGCGGAGCGGTAAGAGGAGGAAATCTGAATCAAACCGTCAACGTACCTAAGTTCTGTACTCAACTCTATATCCGGCGCAACGAAAACCTAAATGTTAGTGCAGAAATCGTTCCCATTATTGACGACAAAGTAGATTACCTCTACATCGACCGTCGCCCAATCCGCAACAGCGGGACCGTAACGGATTATTTATACTGCGTAAACGGCTCAGGCGAGCACTTCCAGGTGGACCCTTTGACCGGAGAACTTACTTACCTATCCGATATGCCCATGGGTAGTTGGACTGCGGCAATTGACCAGGAGAACCTCAAAATGTACTCCATCGGAAGGAGCAGTCCTTACCCCTTGATGCGCTATGATATTGAAACAGGAGAATGGGACACCGTAGCCAATCTTGGTATTGGAGGACCCAGATTGGATTACAACGATGAGGACGGGTTGCTCTATTTCTCCAAGGACAGTACCCTGTACACCTTTGACCCCGATACCGGAGAAAATTTAGCGACCTGGGATATCATAGGAATACACAACACCCAAGGTGGAGACCTGGCCTTTGCCGAAGATGGCACTCTCTTTTTATGTTCCTTCTCTGGACTGTACAGGCTAGACCTGGACGAGAATAACGACTACCAAAGCACTCGGATCAGCGCTGACAACCTACCCTTTCAGCCTACTTCCATGACCTTCGATTCCAACCAGGAATTGTGGCTGGCTAACAGCAGTAGCAGCTCTGACCTGATCATCATGGATACCCAAACCGGAGGCTGGGAATACCGCTATGGGCAGAATGCCGGAAATGGGACCGACTTTGGCCGGACCATTAATGACCTGACCACCTTTAGGATCTTTAGCGACACCGTAGACGATACGGATTCTGATGGGGATGGCATCCCGGATCGAGACGATACATTTCCTGATGATCCAGATCAGGCATTTGAAGAATACACTCCTAGTAGATATGGTACAGGAACCGTCGCTTTTGAGGACCTTTGGCCATCCCGTGGAGATTACGACTTTAACGACATGGCATTGAGTTATCAAGTCACCGCAATTCTAAATGCTCAGAACCTGGTAGTCAAACTAGAGATCGAGTGCCGTGTAAAAGCAAACAGCGCCGGATTTAACAATGGCGTTGGTATTGAAATAGAAGGAGTTTCTCCTGCTCAAATAGAAGGTGTTTCCGGAACCGTATTGACCGAGAATTATATCAATCTAAATGCAAACGGAACTGAAGCGAACCAAGGAAATGCCGTAATCATCCTATGCGACAAAGCTAGCAACTTCACTAACCTATCTACCATCACGGTAGACCTTACTAATCCGATGACTACGCAAGCCCTGGGAGTTGCGCCCTTTAATCCTTTTATCATTGTCAACGGACAACGAGAAAAGGAGGTGCACCTACCCAATGGACATAAAACAGACCTGGCACAAGACACCTTCGACGTAGAAGGGGTGAATGCCGACCCAGATGGCAATTACATTGGTGACAACGGACGTCCGTGGGCCATTAGCATCATCCACGATTTTAAAGTACCCAAAGAATCGGTTTCTATTGAGAATGCCTACAATTACTTTACCTCCTGGGCACTCTCCGGAGGCGTTGAGTATACCGATTGGTACAAGGACAATCCCGGATATCGCAATGATGGATTGCTAGACAATTGA
- a CDS encoding arylsulfatase, giving the protein MKVLPNNNVLAIALSLITYCSWSQEVLPFPTPTSSSRAGLNIANSIHSPTPEPRRISEDAPNILIVLIDDIGNGTSSAFGGEINTPNLERIVNSGIAYNRFHSTAMCSPTRASLLTGRNHTSVGNGQICELANDWDGFTGRIPKTAATVAEVLKNYGYNTAAFGKWHNTPAEETTSKGPFHSWPTGYGFEYFYGFLSGEASQYEPSLVRNTTVVDHPETSGGNDYYHVTEDLADDAIKWIREQKAFAPDKPFFMYWASGAVHGPHQVTKEWIDKYNGKFDDGWDAYRERVYERQKAMGWIPENTVLTERDPSMAAWKDIPKKERPFQRRLMEVYAGFTEHTDHHVGRIFDEIERIGEMDNTLIIYIWGDNGSSAEGQNGTISELLAQNSIPTTIDQHLAALDKLGGLDVLGSGKTDNMYHAGWAWAGSTPYKSTKLVAAHFGGTRQPLAISWPKGIQHDKTPRPQFHHVNDIAPTIYEILNITPPQVVNGVSQDPIDGVSMVYTFDDPMAEGRLRTQFFDIMGSRGIYKDGWFAGTFGPRNPWVPGLPPGIMDWNPENDQWELYNIDQDWSQSNDLSKTHPEKLEEMKSLFLVESAKNDNLPIGGGLWSVIYHPEDAPKTDYTEWTFLGDIDRMPEFAAPKLGKFSNTVQMAVNVPENANGVLYALGGFGGGLTCFVENGKLIYEYNLFEIERTVISGEKPLPEGEVTISVVSTKQKPQAQSPMDVVIYVNGEKYGSGTIPVIAPLTFTANDCLDFGKDLGSPVSLNYYNKAPYHFNGKIIESTVKYPKY; this is encoded by the coding sequence ATGAAAGTATTACCAAACAATAACGTACTGGCAATAGCACTGAGCTTGATCACTTACTGTTCTTGGTCACAAGAAGTGCTGCCCTTTCCAACACCGACCTCATCCAGTAGGGCGGGATTGAACATTGCCAATTCCATTCACAGTCCAACCCCGGAACCGAGAAGAATCTCTGAGGACGCACCCAACATATTGATCGTCTTGATCGACGATATAGGTAACGGAACTTCCAGTGCATTTGGAGGAGAGATCAATACACCAAACCTAGAACGTATTGTCAATAGTGGGATTGCCTACAACCGCTTTCACTCTACCGCCATGTGCTCTCCCACCAGGGCATCCTTACTCACGGGACGAAACCACACCTCGGTAGGCAACGGACAGATCTGCGAACTGGCCAATGACTGGGATGGCTTTACCGGTAGAATCCCAAAGACTGCGGCAACGGTAGCAGAAGTTCTAAAGAATTACGGATACAACACGGCCGCTTTTGGAAAGTGGCACAACACCCCGGCAGAAGAGACCACATCCAAAGGCCCATTCCACAGCTGGCCCACGGGATATGGCTTTGAATACTTTTATGGATTCCTGTCCGGAGAGGCCTCTCAGTACGAACCCAGCTTGGTCAGAAACACAACCGTAGTTGACCATCCAGAGACCAGCGGAGGAAACGACTATTATCACGTCACCGAAGACTTGGCCGACGACGCCATCAAATGGATCAGGGAGCAAAAAGCATTTGCGCCAGACAAACCATTTTTCATGTACTGGGCTTCTGGGGCTGTTCACGGTCCTCATCAAGTGACCAAAGAATGGATAGACAAATACAACGGGAAATTTGACGATGGATGGGATGCTTACCGCGAACGCGTATACGAGCGGCAAAAAGCTATGGGTTGGATACCAGAGAACACGGTTCTGACGGAACGTGACCCCAGCATGGCCGCTTGGAAGGATATCCCGAAAAAAGAGCGTCCCTTCCAAAGACGACTAATGGAGGTCTATGCCGGGTTTACCGAGCATACCGATCACCACGTCGGGAGAATATTTGACGAGATCGAACGGATCGGTGAAATGGATAATACCTTGATCATTTACATCTGGGGCGATAATGGATCTTCTGCAGAAGGACAGAATGGGACCATTAGCGAGCTATTGGCGCAAAACAGCATTCCGACGACAATCGACCAGCACTTAGCAGCACTGGACAAACTAGGTGGTTTGGACGTGTTAGGTAGCGGTAAAACCGACAACATGTACCACGCTGGTTGGGCTTGGGCAGGTTCTACCCCTTATAAATCGACCAAATTGGTCGCGGCACATTTTGGCGGTACACGACAACCCTTGGCCATCTCTTGGCCCAAAGGTATCCAGCACGACAAGACGCCTAGACCACAATTTCACCATGTGAATGATATAGCACCCACCATATACGAGATACTCAATATAACACCTCCACAAGTTGTCAATGGGGTATCTCAAGATCCCATAGATGGTGTTAGTATGGTTTACACCTTCGACGATCCTATGGCCGAGGGTCGTTTGCGAACTCAATTCTTCGATATAATGGGAAGTCGAGGAATCTATAAAGATGGTTGGTTTGCAGGCACCTTTGGCCCAAGAAATCCCTGGGTACCAGGTTTGCCGCCTGGCATAATGGACTGGAACCCGGAAAACGACCAATGGGAGTTGTACAACATCGACCAAGATTGGTCCCAGTCCAATGACCTGAGTAAAACCCATCCGGAGAAACTCGAAGAAATGAAAAGTCTTTTCTTGGTAGAATCTGCCAAAAATGACAATTTACCCATTGGAGGAGGACTGTGGTCCGTAATCTATCATCCGGAAGATGCTCCAAAGACCGATTATACCGAGTGGACCTTTTTGGGAGATATAGATCGCATGCCAGAATTTGCCGCACCTAAGCTCGGTAAGTTCTCCAACACCGTCCAAATGGCCGTCAATGTGCCCGAAAATGCCAATGGCGTCCTCTATGCCTTAGGAGGCTTTGGTGGCGGCCTGACCTGCTTTGTAGAAAACGGCAAATTGATCTATGAATACAACCTCTTTGAAATAGAACGAACCGTGATCAGTGGAGAAAAACCACTTCCTGAAGGGGAGGTTACCATCAGTGTGGTTTCCACCAAGCAAAAACCACAGGCACAATCGCCTATGGATGTTGTGATTTACGTGAATGGCGAGAAGTACGGCTCTGGCACAATCCCAGTCATTGCTCCGCTTACATTCACGGCCAACGATTGCTTGGATTTTGGAAAGGACCTGGGGTCGCCCGTGTCTCTAAACTATTACAACAAGGCACCTTACCACTTTAATGGAAAGATCATTGAATCCACTGTTAAATACCCGAAATATTGA